Proteins from one Telopea speciosissima isolate NSW1024214 ecotype Mountain lineage chromosome 1, Tspe_v1, whole genome shotgun sequence genomic window:
- the LOC122638487 gene encoding pentatricopeptide repeat-containing protein At1g09900-like: MSASLPLSHLSFSLRQCHRQSFQLQQPLNVGSHNNLNYSRSQKCKLCLFAGFTAFDGQSTKSTSSWAVDLVGKTGILLQKQESCFGEEIGRLPTNREEVNQNLVEEREGSSTSHEAVNIELIEENGIRPTKEGAEIVENYVVQGDDGVHIKEEAGVWGSLERNNGKLLSFQVSDFIEKIINSPANKRAEVLDLFEKDVRFLMTADLNNLLMELVKADELEFAVQLFDKLPSYGLVPDSRTFSVMVRCYCKKNDLDKARQVLDDMVRSGLRPNVVTFTILINGNCRRGRLQKAFEIFEVMGRIGCLPTVQTYNCLLNGLCYVGRVEEACELLMKIKNSSKKPDIYTYTVVMDGFCKVGRSDEAMELLKEALEMGLNPTVVTFNTLFNGYCKEGRPSEGITLLKQMKERDCHPDYITYSTLLHGLLKWSEIPAALQIYKEMLEIRFEIDERMMNILLRAICRRSWADGELLKDAEELFERIKNVGLGPHPSTYCLMIQSLSIRGQIDRALANLHEMMRLGYPPRMITFNTVVRALCVEGRVDDALLVLLVMVTSSTSPGRISYNLIIDELNQQGRLLGASVVYGAALKRGVIPHCKPRVNG, translated from the exons ATGTCTGCTTCTCTCCCTCTGTCTcatctgtctttctctcttcgGCAATGTCACCGCCAATCCTTTCAGCTTCAACAGCCTTTAAACGTCGGTAGCCACAACAATCTCAACTACTCCAGAAGCCAAAAATGTAAGTTGTGTCTCTTTGCGGGGTTTACTGCCTTTGATGGACAATCCACAAAAAGCACATCATCATGGGCAGTTGATCTTGTTGGAAAAACTGGTATATTACTACAAAAGCAAGAATCTTGTTTTGGTGAGGAAATTGGTAGGTTACCCACTAATAGGGAAGAAGTGAATCAAAATTTGGTTGAGGAACGTGAAGGGTCGTCAACCAGTCACGAGGCAGTGAACATTGAACTGATTGAGGAAAATGGGATAAGACCCACCAAGGAAGGAGCAGAAATTGTTGAAAATTATGTAGTGCAAGGTGATGATGGAGTGCACATCAAGGAAGAAGCAGgagtttggggttctttggagAGGAATAATGGTAAATTACTATCATTTCAAGTTTCTGATTTTATTGAGAAAATTATAAATTCACCTGCCAATAAGCGGGCTGAAGTTCTTGATTTGTTCGAGAAGGATGTTCGATTCCTGATGACTGCTGACTTAAACAATCTACTCATGGAGTTGGTTAAAGCAGATGAGCTAGAATTTGCAGTTCAGCTGTTTGACAAATTGCCGTCTTATGGCTTAGTACCGGATTCTCGAACATTTTCTGTTATGGTTCGATGTTACTGTAAGAAAAATGATCTTGACAAGGCCAGACAGGTTTTAGATGACATGGTGAGAAGTGGGTTGCGTCCTAATGTTGTAACTTTCACGATTCTGATCAATGGGAACTGCAGAAGGGGGAGGTTGCAGAAAGCATTTGAGATTTTTGAGGTCATGGGTCGAATTGGTTGCCTACCTACTGTCCAGACCTACAATTGCTTGCTCAATGGATTGTGTTACGTGGGACGGGTGGAAGAAGCATGTGAACTGTTGATGAAGATCAAGAATTCTTCCAAGAAGCCTGACATTTATACGTATACTGTGGTCATGGATGGTTTCTGTAAGGTGGGTCGCTCGGATGAAGCAATGGAGCTGCTGAAAGAAGCTTTGGAGATGGGACTAAATCCAACTGTGGTCACTTTTAATACTCTATTTAATGGATATTGCAAGGAGGGGAGGCCTTCGGAGGGGATTACTCTTTTGAAgcaaatgaaagagagagattgcCACCCTGATTATATCACTTATAGCACCTTATTACATGGGTTGTTGAAGTGGAGTGAAATTCCTGCAGCTCTGCAGATTTATAAGGAGATGTTGGAAATAAGATTTGAAATTGATGAAAGAATGATGAACATCCTTCTTAGAGCGATTTGCAGGAGATCATGGGCTGATGGAGAATTGTTGAAAGATGCTGAGGAATTGTTTGAGAGAATTAAAAATGTGGGTTTGGGTCCTCACCCCTCAACGTATTGCTTGATGATCCAATCTCTTTCTATCAGAGGACAGATAGACAGGGCTTTAGCCAACCTACACGAGATGATGAGGCTTGGGTATCCTCCAAGGATGATTACCTTCAACACTGTTGTCCGAGCTCTTTGTGTTGAGGGAAGGGTTGATGATGCTTTGCTCGTTTTGCTTGTTATGGTAACTAGTAGTACATCGCCTGGTAGGATTTCTTACAACTTAATCATCGATGAGCTTAATCAACAGGGAAGATTATTGGGAGCTTCTGTAGTATATGGGGCAGCATTGAAGAGAGGTGTCATTCCTCATTGCAAACCAAGAG TCAATGGATGA